The Oncorhynchus kisutch isolate 150728-3 unplaced genomic scaffold, Okis_V2 Okis05a-Okis16b_hom, whole genome shotgun sequence genome contains the following window.
attcacatccattctagctgggctaacaacaaatgtagaattactgatgctagcattggatgtgcttgtGGAAGCAGACCAACTTGTTGACAGATGCAGGTGTACTGCTGGTAGTaacagtactaccagtagagttGGTATATGTCTATGGACATGGGCCTTTTTAAAATTTgaccatttatcaattttcgagcaaacggaatgtgcagcagctatgtttggctacatatggaccattagtggaattcccgcgagagagtaatgttaattatttgacttggctacctgtatttgacagtgttgttatttcactgaacactagatgatttttggcagtgaagagaaaaaaactcacccaaatttatagccctgttggaaaatataaatggactgtttttaaaaatgtgaaatcacatttttatttggtgtaCCCCAGATGGCATTGCACGtacgtaccccagtttgggattacctggtttaatacatcatccacagcataattaaCTTGATCATgtttaaagagatattcaatgtctgatttgttattgttacccaactcccaatcactgccctttgAGGCTTTTGAAAAAGCTACTTGGTCTTTGTAGtttaatctgtgcttgaaattcaatacatgactgagggaccttacatatatatgtatgagggacagaggaaggtGTAGTCCTTAAAAACAATGTAAACCGTGTGAGTCCATATAACTTATGTGATATGTTAAACCAAATTTGACTTCTggactaatttaggcttgcctaaacaaaagggtgaatacatatgcaacaACTATAGTTTagttgtgttttttgtttttttacacgtGTAGAATTTTATTTTCACTGACAGTATTTTGTGTGGCTCAATTACAATGAAATCTATCACTTTAAAAGCAAGGTGAAAAAAGTTGAAGGGGGTGTAGACTTTCCATAGGCACTAAATACACCCGTGTTGCTGGTACACGCAATCAAACCAAGCAGCTTGAGTATTGACTCGTATACATATTATCAAAGGAAGGTTCCTTTCACTGATTATGTGCACTGCACTCATAATGTTCTAACCTGCATAAAGGAGTCGACAGCGCACACAGCGGCACCTGATACAGGCGTCTGCTGGACCAGCTGCTCCAAAGGCTCAATAGACACACCAACTTGGGCCACGGAGGTAAGCCGAGGGACTGTCATAACTCCAAATGGATGCTCTCCACCCTCACCTATAGGAAGACAGCAGAAACACCAATGGTGTGTAACTTTTGCTCAACAGTTTACCCACCTTTTGCAAAAAAATGCCTTGAAAGAAGAGGATGGGTTCTTTTTTCCCACCACAACTGGCGATCACAGTTTACCCACCTATTGTTTTACTACAAcagcactaaaacacacacactgaaaaaacACCTTGTGACAACTACTAATGAAAGAAGGGctttattaaatacatttgaatgataCTCACCTGGTTTTAGTTGAGATATTTTAAAGATGGCACTTGGTTTGTCGTTGGTGATGAAACCCAGGAGCTGCCAGATCTGCCCACCGACAGGGTCCGGGAAGGAGAAGTAGACGGCTCCACCCATCCCCGCAGGGAAAGGCACTGTGCCCAACATGAACACCACTACATGGTTCACATTCTCATAGTCTGGTAGGTTGAAGACAAACTTGTCACCAGCAACCTGCTGGGCGTCAGTCTGGACCTAAAAGACAATTGTGACTCCTACTTGAGCTGGAGTTATTTCAAGAGGTACTTTTCATTTAATTAAAGGCACAATCTGTTTCTGTATTTCAGCAGTTTGACCCTGCCATTTTTTTGGTAAACTGATAATTGGGGTAGGTAgggaccagtggaggctggtgggaggagctgtaggaggaTGGACTCAATGGATggaatggaacggagtcaaacttggtttccatatgtttgataccattccacgaattccattccagccattacacatTACAATGAGCTTGTCCACATAGCTCCTCCCACCTGCCTCTGTAGGGACATCATGATGTATCTCTTTTGGGACTCTTACATTCATAGACAGCCATGCTTGCAAGTCCATGGACCTGTCATGGTAGTAGGAAACATACTTTGAAGCTATACATTTTCTGTTTAGAATGACACCCCAAAACAACAAACATTTGAGTACAATTTGGGTTATGATACTAGCTAACTACGGTAAGAAAAGTTGTACAAGCTAAACAATGTACACAAAACCTCTGTCTCTGTTAAGCTCATATCATAGAGCATGTATAACTAGCTATATTGttgaagaatcaatgggtatatgtAGCCTACGAGTAGAAATGACCAGTCAGCAGCCAGGAATACAATAACACATTGTTCCTTCATACCAAATGTGTAGTTAGCTGTCATTTCAGTCCCAAGTTAGCTTGCTGCCGTTAGCAAGTTCCATACTTACCAATCTACCAGCAACCAAACATCCAAACATTGTAATGTCCTTGGTTTACTTTATATTTCGGTCAAGATGACTGTCTTATACTTAATCGATAGCACCAGCTGAGTCCATTTCACAAAACTCCCGagaaagttagctagctaactccaATGTTTTGTTACTTGTATATGTTCTGCTTCAGACCACGTGTATACGAGAACTTCCGGTTGAATTGACGTTTCAAAATAAAATCAACCAGAAAGAAAGTGATAAAATAGAACGATGTGATAGAACGCTTGCGTGGTTCTAATAGGTAGGCTGTTTGTttaagaagaaagaaaaaaacatacaaaaagaAAGCGCCAGAAAAAACATATGTCTATAATCTAAGATCAATTGTATTGTGATGGGACTGCAGAAAAAATATGGAAGTATGAAGTATGAAAACAGAAATACTTAGTTCCGTGTAACCAACATAAGTGATACAATCCCGAAAGATCCATCCTATATCTCTCCCACAACTCTCCAGCCTTTACTTGCAGGTTTATATTTGGAATTGAAGGAGCATTCAGTAGGAGTCAGTCAAAGGCTTCATTGTGTGGCCTATAAACCCGAGGATCTGTTCAAATCACTGATGCATGGCTCGGAGGAGAATGTTAGGGTGAATGTGAGCTGCTCGTCAAGGTCTGTGACCTCTGAGTCTTCTATATTCTTGGTTGGTTTGGAATTAATCCACATTTTAAACAACTGCCATGGAAGTCATGAGAATTCACCTATTATTGGCTTATTGGTCATCTAAAATTGGGATATATTGGGAAATGTAACCTAGATTTGTTTCATTGAAGAGTATTGCATTTTATTGAAGCTGGTTGCACTGGGTTGAGCAATGTTTGTTGACATGTCAATATAGATTGAATAGCACCAATGCCTGCCACAATGAATCCATTATTGTCAGCGAGGCCATAGTCACCAATATCTAATAACTGTCACCAAAAGCTGCCAAGGTAAACCTACACCCCCCTAACTATGACTATGTGGACTTTTATAATCACACTCTATCAAACTCTATTGGTTTATACTAAAGCTTTCTCTTTCCATGAAGTCAAGCACTCCAGCATTCCAGTGATGTGATAGTTTAGAGTTGACATCATCCATTACAGACAAAATTGGATAACTGTGACTTGTGTCATGTGGCTCATCCTGTTCGGACTGGAGTTGTCCATTGTTGTCTTGCCTTCAGATCCGTTCTCTGAAGAAGACTGCAGAAGGCCCCTGATCCAACTGGAAGTTTACCATGTATGGATCCACATGGCCCACTAAGTGGACGAGGAATTACCTGAACTATGTGAGTAATCTGGATACAGTGTTAGCTCTATGTGTTAACATGTTCATGTTATTATCAGGCTTCAGACTACTACTGAATTCAGAAAATCTCTATACTCTGATCAATGGCTTGGGTCAATAGACAATAGACAGTTGTGCTATATTTGAGACAACTTCAAGCATATGGGTTGTCGAGACATTCATTCATATCCTTCATAGAGCCTTTATTCAATATATATTATGTGTGACATTGTTGTTGAAAAGTATGTCATACTCATATCGCAGACATATTTATATTATCTGCTTCTGCAATTAACTTATTAAAAAAGAAAAGTTAAACATTAAAGTATGACAATTAAACAACTGTATGTATTAGTGTAATTGAAAAATAAAGTTATTTTTATGCATTTACCATTATGAAAAGGTTATTTTGAATTCACAGAGTAGGTTTAGGCTAGGCTATGCTGAAGGTGTGAGTGTAGGATTATATATGCATGTTTGTAGCTAATACATGACACAGCACCGAGTTTGCTACGTTGTTGCACTCGTTTCCAGTATAAAGTGCAACGGGAGGGGCTTTGCGCGCGTCCTCTTCTAGCCAGGTAAATGATCTACAATACACGCTGTATCTGCACTACAATACAGTAACACAATCACCAAACTAAGTGCCCAGTGAAACACTGTCATGGGTTTCCGTGTGTTACTGTGGGGTGTCCCACAGCGGTGCTGTGAATTGTTACGATCATTCAAGTGCCCACTGCTTTTTTACTTGTATTATTACGTGTTATTATTGACCGTTATGTATATGTtttatttctctctgcattgttgggaagggtccGTAAGTAATAATATCacagttagtctacacctgttgtttatttatttatttatttatttacctttatttaaccaggtaggcaagttgagaacaagttctcatttacaattgcgacctggccaagataaagcaaagcagttcgacagataaaacgacacagagttacacatggagtaaaaacaaacatacagtcaataatgcagtataaacaagtctatatacaatgtgagcaaatgaggtgagaagggaggtaaaggcaatgaatttatgaagcatgtgacgaatGAAATTCGATTTGTCCAAGAGCTGGGCGCAAAAGAAAGGCATTGCCAGAGACAGAGGTAACCGCAAGCAGTGCGACTGGACTTCAATCATGTGCACAGCTCTGCACTCTGCGCTCTCTGACATTATAGTGGCGTGTTGCCTAATAGAAACGTGAACCACGAACTTTTGCCCTCTCTGGGTGTTGTGAGAAACAAATAAAGAACCACAGAGAAGTGACCATGTTTTCGCAAAATCCGATAAGTAGCCTTACTAAATATGTTTCGAAGCCGTCAGTCGTGGGACAGGTTGAGGTTTGTATGGTTGAATGTCAGTCGCCTTGCGCTGTTAGGACAGCTGTACCAGACGGACAAACCGCAGACCATGAGAGGGTAGCAAATCAGGCTGATCTAAAGGTAAGAAGAAACCGGTCAGTTAGTGTTTAACTGTTTACATTTAAATGTATATTCCCATTTTAGATATACATGTATGGCCTTATACTGCTCACAAAAATTCTGAATTTATTTATAAATTCTGAATTGATGTATTTGAAATCTGTGAAAAAATTGTTTTGAGCCACGAAAGTCCGACCATGTTGTGTGTTCATATCACATCTATCCCTTGACCCGTTGGTTTGAGGTTACTACTGTACATAGAAAGCTCTCTCTCCGTTGACATTCCCATTAACAAACATGGAGTATCTTAGTATTTAACAGACAGTGTGAGCTGTGAGTTTCCTCATaggacatacagtactgtaggctaatatacagtactgtaggctaatatacagtactgtaggctaatatacagtactgtaggctaATATACAGTAATGTAGgctaatatacagtactgtaggctaatatacagtactgtaggctaATATACAGTAATGTAGGCTAATATACAGTAATGAAACAAATATTGTGAAAATGTATTGCCCACATGTGACACAAGGTCAGGAGTTCATATTGATCAGGTGAGGTGGTGTTAATTCTTATTGTATGGTAGACTGCAGTTTTACCATATTACAAAATGGCATCGGTGGTGTTCACAATGACTGCCAATGCACCGAATGCTccctggcctctcctctcctcctcttagcCTGGGTGTCAGATCCAGATGAGCGTTGACTCTAAGCAGAGTCACATTGTTACCGTGTGAGCAGGGTTACTTATGGTCACGTGGGCCTGGAGCTTCTAGTAATCCATGGGTCTTTCAACACCTTTGTTTTACACCAGCAGTCTCTGGTCTATGTGCTCCATCCTCATACAGTGGATGACCAGAAGTACTGTACGTTCCCAGGGTGGGCCACTAACGATGTTGACACTGGAGAATTCATTGTGAAGCAGTGGTGACCTAACTTGTCCTCTGCTTCAAGCCTTTTTAAGGGGTGAACAAATCTAACTCAAGATTTCAAGGAGCTGATTGCAATCAGCTTTTTATGGCATCCAGTATTTAAAGGACTATAAAAAACCTTGCTGCTTCGACTTCTGAAAACACTGAGCCTACATATTACTGACATGATCAAGTATGTGCATCtcaatcttttctctctctcttgctctcgtcctctacctctctgaccctctcttaAGGAGAAGATGTGTCCCTGTGAGGCCTGGTGTTCCCAGAAGCAGACCTATGAGAACCTGGCCTACGAGCCTGGGAGTCAGAGTGAGCTCTACCCCCAGCCTAAGGCCCTCTCCCGGGCTGTTTTCCAGCTCTCTGGCCTCACCCCCAAGTCCTCCATCCAGGCCATCGAGAGCCACGTCGCTAGCCTGAAGGGAGTGGTGTCTGTCAACTTCTCTGTGGCCAGTGGCCTGGCTCAGGTGGACTATCACGCATCATCTATCTCTACCAGGGAGTTATCTCTGGAGATCCAGGCCATGGGCTACGGCGTCGTGGATATGGCTGGGGAAGAGGTGACTAAGACCGGGGAGACGGAGGCCACAGAGTCCCTGACGAGGATCAGGGTGAAGGGAATGACATGCCAGTCCTGTGTGCGCTCCAtcgagggacggatagggactcTGCCTGGGGTTCTGCACATCAAGGTGTCTCTGAGCGATCAAGAGGCAGTAGTACAATTTCAGCCCCACACAGTGACATCTGAGGAGGTAAAGGAACAGATTGAGAACATGGGATTTGGTGCGACTCTTACGAACAAAGACACAAGTATAGATTGTGGTCAAGGGGAGACACCTGTGTCATCCTCCATCTTGGATTCACTGACTCGGACGTCTGTCATTGGGATTGTAGGGATGACCTGTAATTCATGTGTCCAGTCCATAGAGGGCAAGATCTCTGAGATGACTGGGGTGTGTTCTATAGCGGTGTCATTAAAGGAGGAACGGGGGACCGTCACCTTTGACCCCAGTCTGACTCAGCCAGAGGAACTAAGGGCAGCCATTGAAGACATGGGATTTGATGCTTCACTCATAGGTATGCTTAATATGTTTATTTCACCTTAGAAATTGAACAAAAATTACAACTACACTTTTCTAATCAGACATTTCATTCATGTAATATGGGGAGGGTGGCTCAACTGAGTAGGTACATTGTTGTACAGAATGCAGAGAAATGGATTACTTCAACATTCCAAACTCACCAAATTGGCAGTCTCACAGCGGTGGGCATACAGTAATACTGCTTTCAATGGACAATGCTGTTCAAAGCATTCTATTTCCATCCAGCCTTGCTATTGGTGGAGAGTAGGCAGCATTTGCGCACAGGTCTCCTTGGAAACGAGACAAGTGTGCTTTCTAGTGTGGCATCAAGTGTTCTTGAATTACCCAGACTTGGGGccagtaaaacaagcttataaaCGGATTATGAACCAGTTTGGTTCTTTTATGTCACCCCCCCCTTACACTGAAagcactctctctccatccatgcaTAACCCATCCAACCAACGGTCTtgttaatacactgctcaaaaaaataaagggaacacttaaacaacacaatgtaactccaagtcaatcacacttctgtgaaatcaaactgtccacttaggaagcaacactgattgacaatacatgtcacatgctgttgtgcaaatggaatagacaacaggtggaaattataggcaattagcaaaacacccccaataaaggagtggttctgcaggtggtgaccacagaccacttctcagttcctatgcttcctggctgatgttttggtcacttttgaatgctggcggtgctttcactctagtgtaagcatgagacggagtctacaacccacacaagtggctcaggtagtgcagctcatccagaatggcacatcaatgcgagatgtggcaagaaggtttgctgtgtctgtcagcgtagtgtccagagcatggaggcgctaccaggagacaggccagtacatcagaagacgtggaggaggccgtatgagggcaacaacccagcagcaggaccgctacctccacctttgtgcaaggaggagcaggaggagcactgccagagccctgcaaaatgacctccagcaggccacaaatgtgcatgtgtctgctcaaacggtcagaaacagactccatgagggtggtatgagggcctgacgtccacaggtgggggttgtgcttacagcccaacaccgtgcaggacgtttggcatttgccagagaacaccaagaatggcaaattcgccactggcgccctgtgctcttcacagatgaaagcaggttcacactgagcacatgtgacagagtctggagacgccgtggagaacgttctgctgcctgcaacatcctccagcatgaccggtttggcggtgggtcagtcatggtgtggggtggcatttctttggggggccgcacagccctccatgtcctcgccagaggtagcctgactgccattaggtaccgagatgagatcctcagaccccttgtgagaccatatgctggtgcggttggccctgggttcctcctaatgcaagacaatgctagacctcatgtggctggagtgtgtcagcagttcctgcaagaggaaggcattgatgctatggactggcccgcccgttccccagacctgaatccaattgagcacatttgggacatcatgtctcgctccatccaccaacgccacgttgcaccacagactgtccaggagttggctgaTGCTTTAGTCCacgtctgggaggagatccctcaggagaccatcctccacctcatcaggagcatgcccaggcattgtagggaggtcatacaggcacgcggaggccacacacactactgagcctcattttgacttgttttaacgatagttggatcagcctgtagtgtggttttccactttaattttgagtgtgactccaaatccagacctccatgggttgataaatttgatttccattgataatttttgtgtgattttgttgtcagcacattcaactatgtaaagaaaaaagtatttaataagaatatttaattcattcagatctaggatgtgttattttagtgttccctttatttttttgagcagtgtatgttgtGTTCTTTTCTCCTGAAGAATCTGGTTCTGCAGAAACTCTACTAACCCCTCCCCTTCAAAGACGAAAGACTCCCCTTTCCCCCCACTCCCCCAGAATGGCTCACAGTAGCTTTGGCTCTACCAAGGCTTCCATTAACGGTAGCTCTGGCTCTACCAAGATGGCCACTGCTGGTGAGGAGGGGAAGGTTCAGAAGTGCTTCATCCGTGTGACAGGCATGACCTGTGCCTCCTGTGTGGCCAACATTGAGAGGAACTTAGTCAAACACAGAGGTGGGTGATGTTATCCTTTAGGTCACTGTCATTTCCCATAGAGTCACTAAGCAGAACGCTTGACCTGGCAGTACAGTTTCTATCATGAGGATAAACAAGTATTTTGTGGTGATGCCACTTTCCCTGGTTAGGGGTTAACTGCACAACATTGTGTGTTCCAGGTGTCATCTCAGTGCTGGTTGCCCTCATGGCTGGTAAGGCGGAGGTGAAGTATGACCCTGGTATTGTTGATGCCAAGCGGATAACACAGCTCATAGAGGGTCTAGGCTTCGGTGCCACACTGATAGAGGACAATGCTGTTATGGATGGGAAACTGGACCTCTCTGTGAGTCCTCTCATTGGCTGAGAGAACATGGAGAAAGAAGAAATACATTTCTATGCTTGGCTAAATACATTTCTATGCTTGGCTAAATACATTTCTATGCTTGGctaaatacattttctttgaTGTTTAGTGCAGTACTACATTGGGCCAACGTGTTGTCTGGTACAGCTGCATTAAGTTTAAATTAGTTTTGCTCATCTCATGTGTAGGTAACTGGGATGACATGTGCGTCATGTGTCCATAACATTGAGTCCAAACTCACCAGGACCAAAGGGATTCTAGAAGCCTCAGTTGCACTGGCAACCAATAAAGCCCAGATCAAGTTTGACCCAGAAGTGCTTGGAGCTCGTGACATCATCAGAGTGATTGAGGTAGCTAGCTATAAGTTTACTTTGCTGTCATGTCTCTTTAAATTTGGTTGCTACATTTGTTTTTCCATCACCAACATCTTGTAATTGTTTTGATCACCTATATATTCACATTGTGCAATTACAGTGTTGGTACATATTCTTACCCATATTTACAACTGTAGTAACTCTGTCTGTTCTAGGGGCTGGGCTTTGGGGCGTCTCTAATGAAAGCTGAAGGCTTTGGGAACAACCTGGATCATGGGGAAGAGATTCAACAGTACGTATCTATTTTGGTCGTCTGTCGATTTTGACTTGAGATACGTGTTTTTGGATCAACCTTGAATTGTTTTAACACACTCTCCTCTCTGCATAtgcgtcctgtgtgtgtgtgtgtgttccaggtggaAGAACTCGTTCCTGTTCAGTCTGGTGTTTGGGGTGCCAGTCATGGGCTTGATGATCTACATGATGGTGATGGACAGTCAGCACGAGGAACACGGTGGCTCTATGCCCGAGGAGCAGAACCTTCTCCCAGGCCTCTCCCTCCTCAACCTGGCCTTCTTCCTGCTCTGTAACACCTGTCCAGGTATAGTAAGACCCTACCTAGCCCTGCTACTGGCTCAGTCTCAGTACTGTAGATGTGTCTGTGACCCCCAGATACTATAGGACCCTACCAAGCCCTGATACTGGCTCAGTCTCAGTACTGTGAATGTGTCTTTGACCCCCAGATACAATAGGACCCTACCAAGCCTTGATACTGGCTCAGTCTCAGTACTGTAGATGTGTCTGTGACCCCCAGATACTATAGGACCCTACCAAGCCCTGATACTGGCTCAGTCTCAGTACTGTAGATGTGTCTTTGACCCCCAGATACAATAGGACCCTACCAAGCCCTGATACTGGCTCAGTCTCAGTACTGTAGATGTGTCTGTGACCCCCAGATACTATAGGACACTACCAAGCCCTGATACTGGCTCAGTCTCAGTACTGTAGATGTGTCTGTGACCCCCAGATACTATAGGATCCTACCAAGCCCTGCTACTGGCTCAGTCTCAGTACTGTAGATGTGTATTTGACCCCCAGATACTATAGGACCCTACCAAGCCCTGCTACTGGCTCAGTCTCAGTACTGTAGATGTGTCTGTGACCCCCAGATACTATAGGACCCTACCAAGCCCTGCTACTGGCTCAGTCTCAGTACTGTAGATGTGTCTGTGACCCCAGATACTATAGGACCCTACCAAGCCCTGATACTGGCTCAGTCTCAGTACTGTAGATGTGTCTTTGACCCCCAGATACAATAGGACCCTACCAAGCCCTGATACTGGCTCAGTCTCAGTACTGTAGATGTGTCTGTGACCCCCAGATACTATAGGACCCTACCAAGCCCTGATACTGCTTATCTACTGTATGTCGCAGTCCATTATATAATAACTGTAcgtcacatttctctctctctctcttcatacctctctttttcaatctctctgtctctctctcttcatacctctctttctcaatctttctctgtctctcgctctctctctttatacctctctttctcaatctctctctgtctcttgctctctctctcctcttctttccctcccCCATATCCTACTCCTCCATCAGATCTTCGGGGGTCGTTATTTCTACATCCAGGCGTACCGCTCGTTGAGACACCGCACGGCTAACATGGACGTCCTCATCGTCCTGGCAACCTCCATCGCCTACATCTACTCAGTTGTGGTCCTCATTGTGGCGATGGCAGAGAGAGCCAATCAGAGCCCTGTCACCTTCTTTGACACCCCGCCCATGCTCTTCGTCTTCATCGCCCTGGGCCGGTGGCTGGAGCACATAGCAAAGGTATGGCTTTTCTaccctactctattctactctactctattctattatgctatattctactctattccattctattatattctactcaattgtattctactctactctattctactctattattttctactctattgtactctattccattctacactactgtactctattccaTTATACTCTATACTCTAATCTCCTACGATTAGTTATGCGGGTTGCATTCCACTTTCCTTTACCTGGACCACAGCTAAAGTCCTTTTGGTTGGAAGTACTTCTGCTCTCAGCTTTATGGATGGTGGATCAC
Protein-coding sequences here:
- the hikeshi gene encoding protein Hikeshi — protein: MFGCLVAGRLVQTDAQQVAGDKFVFNLPDYENVNHVVVFMLGTVPFPAGMGGAVYFSFPDPVGGQIWQLLGFITNDKPSAIFKISQLKPGEGGEHPFGVMTVPRLTSVAQVGVSIEPLEQLVQQTPVSGAAVCAVDSFMQFTQKMLDSLYNFSSSFAVSQSQMTPNPSEMFIPASSILKWYENFQRRMAQNPHFWKT